One window of Phycisphaeraceae bacterium genomic DNA carries:
- a CDS encoding TolC family protein has protein sequence MRTKAPLAAILASSLLAGCSSMKPGLGFDDVKQSIAERSGEQVHWNNGTPEDAQAKAAVATILEGELTADQAVQVALLNNHELQAVYEELNLAQSDVVQAGLLKNPVFSGDFRFGVSGVGPGVDLGIAQDFLSLLAMPLKKGRAEAAFEAAKVRVTAAVLDTAFEVRTAFYDYQAARQMREMRETVVEATGASYELAGRLRDAGNIRELDLSNERALKEQSKIELAAAQAEEIHLRERMNALMGLWGSQTLWVAAARLPALPDQQPPQDGLEAKAIRASLDLALLRREAEIAARSAGMAKPFAWLDGTEIGAASERELEGEWSVGPSLAVPIPIFDQGQAALGAAQARYKQAAERTIARAVEIRSRVRAAQSGALSAFERARYYEKVILPLRQKILDETQDQYNAMQISGFQLLQAKRDQIAAGAEYIASVHGYWQAKSELDQILSGRMTPFERTTRTAGAISTSTGASATGEHQ, from the coding sequence GTGAGAACCAAAGCGCCGCTCGCGGCGATCCTCGCTTCCTCTCTTCTGGCCGGCTGCTCGTCGATGAAGCCCGGCCTCGGATTCGACGATGTGAAACAAAGTATCGCCGAGCGATCGGGCGAACAAGTTCATTGGAACAACGGAACACCCGAGGATGCGCAGGCAAAGGCCGCTGTCGCGACGATTCTCGAAGGCGAACTCACCGCCGATCAGGCCGTGCAGGTCGCGCTGCTCAACAACCACGAGTTGCAAGCAGTCTACGAGGAACTGAATCTGGCCCAGAGCGATGTGGTGCAGGCCGGGCTATTGAAAAACCCGGTCTTCAGCGGCGATTTCCGCTTCGGCGTGAGCGGCGTCGGACCCGGCGTTGATCTCGGAATCGCCCAGGATTTCTTGAGCCTGTTGGCCATGCCGCTGAAGAAGGGGCGAGCCGAAGCCGCGTTCGAGGCCGCCAAGGTACGCGTAACCGCTGCGGTGCTCGACACGGCCTTCGAAGTACGAACCGCGTTCTACGACTATCAAGCGGCGCGTCAGATGCGCGAAATGCGCGAGACCGTTGTGGAAGCGACCGGGGCTTCGTACGAACTCGCCGGCCGCCTGCGCGACGCGGGAAACATCCGCGAGCTCGATCTCTCCAACGAACGAGCGCTGAAGGAGCAGTCCAAGATCGAGTTGGCCGCGGCTCAGGCCGAGGAAATCCACCTGCGCGAGCGCATGAATGCGCTCATGGGCCTGTGGGGATCGCAAACATTGTGGGTCGCCGCCGCACGACTACCCGCGCTCCCCGATCAACAGCCCCCGCAGGACGGGCTCGAGGCCAAGGCGATCCGAGCGAGCCTCGACCTCGCTCTCCTGCGCAGAGAAGCCGAAATCGCGGCACGATCCGCGGGCATGGCCAAGCCTTTCGCCTGGCTCGACGGCACCGAGATCGGCGCCGCGAGCGAACGGGAGCTCGAAGGCGAATGGTCCGTCGGGCCTTCGCTCGCCGTTCCGATTCCAATCTTCGATCAGGGTCAGGCGGCACTCGGTGCCGCACAGGCTCGCTACAAACAAGCCGCCGAACGCACCATCGCCCGAGCGGTCGAGATCCGCTCGCGCGTGCGTGCCGCACAAAGCGGAGCTCTTTCTGCGTTCGAGCGAGCCCGCTACTACGAGAAAGTCATTCTGCCTCTGAGGCAGAAAATCCTCGACGAGACGCAAGACCAGTACAACGCGATGCAGATTTCCGGCTTTCAGCTTCTGCAGGCCAAACGCGACCAGATTGCCGCGGGCGCCGAGTACATCGCCTCGGTTCACGGCTATTGGCAGGCCAAATCCGAGCTCGACCAGATCCTGAGCGGACGCATGACCCCCTTCGAACGAACGACCAGAACAGCCGGCGCCATTTCCACGAGCACGGGCGCTTCTGCAACCGGAGAACATCAGTGA